In Syngnathus acus chromosome 21, fSynAcu1.2, whole genome shotgun sequence, one genomic interval encodes:
- the cwc22 gene encoding pre-mRNA-splicing factor CWC22 homolog isoform X1, which yields MERPSTSPAQKQHNEESDEDAEPQRDSPLLDSPNQKEEVGGGGGDAAGGRAGSGGSSSSSSSSSEDEHHVAMRKIRSSVAHVTRAAEEPPADVGQPDGSPSRSAGSVGRDGSRSASPERSAGLDRSRGRDRSGGHERSGSRRRERSRSRGRERSRSRGRERSRSRGRERSRGRERSRGRERSRGRERSGSRDRHGSDRSRHPWDRRGRSPSANGDPPAKKKKKKEELDPILTRTGGAYIPPAKLRLMQQQITDKSSLAYQRMSWEALKKSINGLINKVNVSNIVNIIQEILQENIVRGRGLLSRSVLQAQAASPIFTHVYAAVVAIINSKFPQIGELILKRLILTFRRGYRRNIKQQCLTSSKFVAHLINQNVAHEVLCLEMLTLLLERPTDDSVEVAIAFLKECGLKLTDVSPRGINAIFERLRNVLHESAIDKRVQYMIEVMFAIRKDGFKDHPVIPEGLDLVDEDDQFTHMLPLDDDYDGDDVLNVFKMDPNFEENEEKYKTLKRDILDEGSGDSGEEEDSDDDQDEEDGDGKPEGEDEKVTILDQTEVNLVAFRRTIYLVIQSSLDFEECAHKLIKMDFPDSQTKELCNMILDCCAQQRTYEKFFGLLAGRFCLLKKEYMESFEAIFAEQYETIHRLETNKLRNVARLFAHLLYTDSVPWSVLECIKISEETTTSSSRIFVKILFQELCAYMGLPRLNQRFKDMTLQSFFEGLFPRDNPRNTRFAINFFTSIGLGGLTDELREHLKNAPKMIMTQTQEVESSDSSSDESDSSSSSSSSSSSSSSSSSSDSDGKRRKKKTRKQKGQSDKKKKKKKSSTATVRRESETTEPHRDRGWRDQDEKGRPRKREPEKQGREDGHRRDPEKQGREDGHRRDPEKQGREDGHRRDPEKQGREDGHRRDRDKRGRGSAEERNEERERDDRRRH from the exons ATGGAGCGCCCAAGCACGAGTCCTGCGCAGAAACAACACAATG AAGAGTCTGACGAGGATGCTGAGCCCCAGCGGGATTCCCCTCTTCTTGACAGTCCAAACCAAAAAGAAGAAGTAGGAGGGGGTGGCGGCGATGCGGCCGGCGGTCGGGCAGgaagcggcggcagcagcagcagcagcagcagcagcagcgaggaTGAACATCACGTTGCCATGAGGAAGATCAGGAGCAGCGTGGCTCACGTCACG AGGGCTGCAGAAGAGCCACCGGCCGATGTCGGACAACCTGACGGGTCCCCGTCCAGAAGCGCTGGATCTGTGGGACGGGACGGATCCAGGTCGGCGAGCCCCGAGAGATCCGCGGGGCTCGACCGGTCAAGGGGACGAGACCGGTCTGGAGGTCACGAGCGGTCCGGGTCCAGGCGACGAGAACGGTCCAGGTCCAGAGGGCGAGAGCGGTCCAGGTCCAGAGGGCGAGAGCGGTCCAGGTCCAGAGGGCGAGAGCGGTCCAGAGGGCGAGAGCGGTCCAGAGGGCGAGAGCGGTCCAGAGGGCGAGAGCGGTCCGGCTCCAGAGACCGTCACGGTTCTGACAGAAGCCGGCACCCTTG GGATCGTCGCGGCCGCTCCCCCTCGGCCAACGGTGATCCGCcggccaagaagaagaagaagaaggaggagctgGACCCCATCTTGACTCGGACGGGCGGCGCTTACATCCCGCCCGCCAAGCTGCGCCTGATGCAGCAGCAGATCACCGACAAGAGCAG CTTGGCCTACCAGAGGATGAGCTGGGAGGCGCTCAAGAAGTCCATCAACGGTCTCATCAACAAAGTCAACGTGTCCAACATCGTCAACATCATCCAGGAGATCCTGCAGGAGAACATCGTCAGAGGCAG GGGTCTGCTGTCGCGCTCGGTGCTGCAGGCGCAGGCGGCGTCTCCCATCTTCACGCACGTCTACGCCGCCGTGGTGGCCATCATCAACTCCAAGTTCCCGCAGATCGGCGAGCTCATCCTCAAGCGGCTCATCCTCACCTTCAGGCGCGGATACCGGCGCAACATCAAG CAACAATGTCTGACGTCATCCAAGTTTGTGGCCCACCTGATCAACCAGAACGTG GCCCACGAGGTTCTGTGCCTGGAGATGCTGACGCTGCTTCTGGAGCGGCCCACCGACGACAGCGTGGAGGTGGCCATCGCCTTCCTCAAGGAGTGCGGCCTCAAGCTCACCGACGTCTCCCCGCGCGGCATCAACG CCATTTTCGAGCGCCTGCGCAACGTCCTGCACGAGTCGGCCATCGACAAGCGCGTGCAGTACATGATCGAGGTGATGTTCGCCATCCGCAAGGACGGCTTCAAGGACCACCCCGTCATCCCCGAGGGTCTGGACCTGGTGGACGAGGACGACCAGTTCACGCACATGCTGCCGCTGGACGACGACTACGACGGCGACGACGTCCTCA atGTGTTCAAGATGGACCCCAACTTCGAGGAAAACGAGGAGAAGTACAAGACGCTGAAGCGAG ACATCTTGGACGAGGGCAGCGGCGACTcgggggaggaagaggacagCGATGACGACCAAGATGAGGAAGATGGCGACGGCAAGCCCGAGGGGGAAG ACGAGAAGGTGACCATCTTGGATCAGACGGAGGTCAACTTGGTGGCCTTCAGGCGGACCATCTACCTTGTCATTCAGTCCag TTTGGACTTTGAGGAGTGTGCTCACAAGCTTATCAAGATGGACTTTCCCGATAGTCAGACG aAGGAGCTTTGCAACATGATTCTAGACTGCTGTGCTCAACAGAGGACTTACGAGAAGTTCTTTGGTCTGCTGGCAGGG AGGTTCTGCCTGCTGAAGAAGGAGTACATGGAGAGCTTTGAGGCCATCTTTGCCGAGCAGTACGAAACCATCCACCGGCTGGAGACCAACAAGCTGAGGAACGTGGCCAGACTCTTTGCGCACCTCCTTTACACCGACTCTGTCCCGTGGAGC GTTCTGGAGTGCATCAAGATCAGCGAGGAGACCACCACCTCCTCCAGCAGGATCTTTGTCAAGATTCTCTTCCAGGAGCTCTGCGCCTACATGGGCCTGCCCAGACTCAACCAGCGCTTCAAGGACAT GACGCTGCAGAGCTTCTTTGAAGGCCTCTTCCCTCGCGACAATCCCAGGAACACCCGATTCGCCATCAACTTCTTCACCTCCATCGGCCTGGGAGGCCTGAC GGACGAGCTGAGGGAACATCTGAAGAACGCCCCCAAGATGATCATGACTCAGACCCAGGAAGTGGAATCTTCCGACTCCTCGTCCGACGAATCGGATTCGTCCtcgtccagcagcagcagcagcagcagcagcagcagcagcagcagctcag ACTCGGACGGCAAACgcaggaagaagaagacgaggaagcAGAAAGGACAAAgtgacaagaagaagaagaagaagaagtcgtCGACGGCAACCGTGAGAAGGGAGAGCGAGACGACCGAGCCCCATCGTGATCGCGGGTGGCGGGACCAAGACGAGAAGGGGCGGCCACGCAAAAGGGAGCCGGAGAAGCAGGGGAGGGAGGACGGGCATCGGAGGGACCCGGAGAAGCAGGGGAGGGAGGACGGGCATCGGAGGGACCCGGAGAAGCAGGGGAGGGAGGACGGGCATCGGAGGGACCCGGAGAAGCAGGGGAGGGAGGACGGGCATCGGAGGGACCGGGACAAACGAGGGAGGGGCAGTGCGGAGGAGCGGAACGAGGAGAGAGAGCGGGACGACAGGAGGCGGCACTGA
- the cwc22 gene encoding pre-mRNA-splicing factor CWC22 homolog isoform X3, giving the protein MERPSTSPAQKQHNEESDEDAEPQRDSPLLDSPNQKEEVGGGGGDAAGGRAGSGGSSSSSSSSSEDEHHVAMRKIRSSVAHVTRAAEEPPADVGQPDGSPSRSAGSVGRDGSRSASPERSAGLDRSRGRDRSGGHERSGSRRRERSRSRGRERSRSRGRERSRSRGRERSGSRDRHGSDRSRHPWDRRGRSPSANGDPPAKKKKKKEELDPILTRTGGAYIPPAKLRLMQQQITDKSSLAYQRMSWEALKKSINGLINKVNVSNIVNIIQEILQENIVRGRGLLSRSVLQAQAASPIFTHVYAAVVAIINSKFPQIGELILKRLILTFRRGYRRNIKQQCLTSSKFVAHLINQNVAHEVLCLEMLTLLLERPTDDSVEVAIAFLKECGLKLTDVSPRGINAIFERLRNVLHESAIDKRVQYMIEVMFAIRKDGFKDHPVIPEGLDLVDEDDQFTHMLPLDDDYDGDDVLNVFKMDPNFEENEEKYKTLKRDILDEGSGDSGEEEDSDDDQDEEDGDGKPEGEDEKVTILDQTEVNLVAFRRTIYLVIQSSLDFEECAHKLIKMDFPDSQTKELCNMILDCCAQQRTYEKFFGLLAGRFCLLKKEYMESFEAIFAEQYETIHRLETNKLRNVARLFAHLLYTDSVPWSVLECIKISEETTTSSSRIFVKILFQELCAYMGLPRLNQRFKDMTLQSFFEGLFPRDNPRNTRFAINFFTSIGLGGLTDELREHLKNAPKMIMTQTQEVESSDSSSDESDSSSSSSSSSSSSSSSSSSDSDGKRRKKKTRKQKGQSDKKKKKKKSSTATVRRESETTEPHRDRGWRDQDEKGRPRKREPEKQGREDGHRRDPEKQGREDGHRRDPEKQGREDGHRRDPEKQGREDGHRRDRDKRGRGSAEERNEERERDDRRRH; this is encoded by the exons ATGGAGCGCCCAAGCACGAGTCCTGCGCAGAAACAACACAATG AAGAGTCTGACGAGGATGCTGAGCCCCAGCGGGATTCCCCTCTTCTTGACAGTCCAAACCAAAAAGAAGAAGTAGGAGGGGGTGGCGGCGATGCGGCCGGCGGTCGGGCAGgaagcggcggcagcagcagcagcagcagcagcagcagcgaggaTGAACATCACGTTGCCATGAGGAAGATCAGGAGCAGCGTGGCTCACGTCACG AGGGCTGCAGAAGAGCCACCGGCCGATGTCGGACAACCTGACGGGTCCCCGTCCAGAAGCGCTGGATCTGTGGGACGGGACGGATCCAGGTCGGCGAGCCCCGAGAGATCCGCGGGGCTCGACCGGTCAAGGGGACGAGACCGGTCTGGAGGTCACGAGCGGTCCGGGTCCAGGCGACGAGAACGGTCCAGGTCCAGAGGGCGAGAGCGGTCCAGGTCCAGAGGGCGAGAGCGGTCCAGGTCCAGAG GGCGAGAGCGGTCCGGCTCCAGAGACCGTCACGGTTCTGACAGAAGCCGGCACCCTTG GGATCGTCGCGGCCGCTCCCCCTCGGCCAACGGTGATCCGCcggccaagaagaagaagaagaaggaggagctgGACCCCATCTTGACTCGGACGGGCGGCGCTTACATCCCGCCCGCCAAGCTGCGCCTGATGCAGCAGCAGATCACCGACAAGAGCAG CTTGGCCTACCAGAGGATGAGCTGGGAGGCGCTCAAGAAGTCCATCAACGGTCTCATCAACAAAGTCAACGTGTCCAACATCGTCAACATCATCCAGGAGATCCTGCAGGAGAACATCGTCAGAGGCAG GGGTCTGCTGTCGCGCTCGGTGCTGCAGGCGCAGGCGGCGTCTCCCATCTTCACGCACGTCTACGCCGCCGTGGTGGCCATCATCAACTCCAAGTTCCCGCAGATCGGCGAGCTCATCCTCAAGCGGCTCATCCTCACCTTCAGGCGCGGATACCGGCGCAACATCAAG CAACAATGTCTGACGTCATCCAAGTTTGTGGCCCACCTGATCAACCAGAACGTG GCCCACGAGGTTCTGTGCCTGGAGATGCTGACGCTGCTTCTGGAGCGGCCCACCGACGACAGCGTGGAGGTGGCCATCGCCTTCCTCAAGGAGTGCGGCCTCAAGCTCACCGACGTCTCCCCGCGCGGCATCAACG CCATTTTCGAGCGCCTGCGCAACGTCCTGCACGAGTCGGCCATCGACAAGCGCGTGCAGTACATGATCGAGGTGATGTTCGCCATCCGCAAGGACGGCTTCAAGGACCACCCCGTCATCCCCGAGGGTCTGGACCTGGTGGACGAGGACGACCAGTTCACGCACATGCTGCCGCTGGACGACGACTACGACGGCGACGACGTCCTCA atGTGTTCAAGATGGACCCCAACTTCGAGGAAAACGAGGAGAAGTACAAGACGCTGAAGCGAG ACATCTTGGACGAGGGCAGCGGCGACTcgggggaggaagaggacagCGATGACGACCAAGATGAGGAAGATGGCGACGGCAAGCCCGAGGGGGAAG ACGAGAAGGTGACCATCTTGGATCAGACGGAGGTCAACTTGGTGGCCTTCAGGCGGACCATCTACCTTGTCATTCAGTCCag TTTGGACTTTGAGGAGTGTGCTCACAAGCTTATCAAGATGGACTTTCCCGATAGTCAGACG aAGGAGCTTTGCAACATGATTCTAGACTGCTGTGCTCAACAGAGGACTTACGAGAAGTTCTTTGGTCTGCTGGCAGGG AGGTTCTGCCTGCTGAAGAAGGAGTACATGGAGAGCTTTGAGGCCATCTTTGCCGAGCAGTACGAAACCATCCACCGGCTGGAGACCAACAAGCTGAGGAACGTGGCCAGACTCTTTGCGCACCTCCTTTACACCGACTCTGTCCCGTGGAGC GTTCTGGAGTGCATCAAGATCAGCGAGGAGACCACCACCTCCTCCAGCAGGATCTTTGTCAAGATTCTCTTCCAGGAGCTCTGCGCCTACATGGGCCTGCCCAGACTCAACCAGCGCTTCAAGGACAT GACGCTGCAGAGCTTCTTTGAAGGCCTCTTCCCTCGCGACAATCCCAGGAACACCCGATTCGCCATCAACTTCTTCACCTCCATCGGCCTGGGAGGCCTGAC GGACGAGCTGAGGGAACATCTGAAGAACGCCCCCAAGATGATCATGACTCAGACCCAGGAAGTGGAATCTTCCGACTCCTCGTCCGACGAATCGGATTCGTCCtcgtccagcagcagcagcagcagcagcagcagcagcagcagcagctcag ACTCGGACGGCAAACgcaggaagaagaagacgaggaagcAGAAAGGACAAAgtgacaagaagaagaagaagaagaagtcgtCGACGGCAACCGTGAGAAGGGAGAGCGAGACGACCGAGCCCCATCGTGATCGCGGGTGGCGGGACCAAGACGAGAAGGGGCGGCCACGCAAAAGGGAGCCGGAGAAGCAGGGGAGGGAGGACGGGCATCGGAGGGACCCGGAGAAGCAGGGGAGGGAGGACGGGCATCGGAGGGACCCGGAGAAGCAGGGGAGGGAGGACGGGCATCGGAGGGACCCGGAGAAGCAGGGGAGGGAGGACGGGCATCGGAGGGACCGGGACAAACGAGGGAGGGGCAGTGCGGAGGAGCGGAACGAGGAGAGAGAGCGGGACGACAGGAGGCGGCACTGA
- the cwc22 gene encoding pre-mRNA-splicing factor CWC22 homolog isoform X4, whose protein sequence is MERPSTSPAQKQHNEESDEDAEPQRDSPLLDSPNQKEEVGGGGGDAAGGRAGSGGSSSSSSSSSEDEHHVAMRKIRSSVAHVTRAAEEPPADVGQPDGSPSRSAGSVGRDGSRSASPERSAGLDRSRGRDRSGGHERSGSRRRERSRSRGRERSRSRGRERSRGRERSGSRDRHGSDRSRHPWDRRGRSPSANGDPPAKKKKKKEELDPILTRTGGAYIPPAKLRLMQQQITDKSSLAYQRMSWEALKKSINGLINKVNVSNIVNIIQEILQENIVRGRGLLSRSVLQAQAASPIFTHVYAAVVAIINSKFPQIGELILKRLILTFRRGYRRNIKQQCLTSSKFVAHLINQNVAHEVLCLEMLTLLLERPTDDSVEVAIAFLKECGLKLTDVSPRGINAIFERLRNVLHESAIDKRVQYMIEVMFAIRKDGFKDHPVIPEGLDLVDEDDQFTHMLPLDDDYDGDDVLNVFKMDPNFEENEEKYKTLKRDILDEGSGDSGEEEDSDDDQDEEDGDGKPEGEDEKVTILDQTEVNLVAFRRTIYLVIQSSLDFEECAHKLIKMDFPDSQTKELCNMILDCCAQQRTYEKFFGLLAGRFCLLKKEYMESFEAIFAEQYETIHRLETNKLRNVARLFAHLLYTDSVPWSVLECIKISEETTTSSSRIFVKILFQELCAYMGLPRLNQRFKDMTLQSFFEGLFPRDNPRNTRFAINFFTSIGLGGLTDELREHLKNAPKMIMTQTQEVESSDSSSDESDSSSSSSSSSSSSSSSSSSDSDGKRRKKKTRKQKGQSDKKKKKKKSSTATVRRESETTEPHRDRGWRDQDEKGRPRKREPEKQGREDGHRRDPEKQGREDGHRRDPEKQGREDGHRRDPEKQGREDGHRRDRDKRGRGSAEERNEERERDDRRRH, encoded by the exons ATGGAGCGCCCAAGCACGAGTCCTGCGCAGAAACAACACAATG AAGAGTCTGACGAGGATGCTGAGCCCCAGCGGGATTCCCCTCTTCTTGACAGTCCAAACCAAAAAGAAGAAGTAGGAGGGGGTGGCGGCGATGCGGCCGGCGGTCGGGCAGgaagcggcggcagcagcagcagcagcagcagcagcagcgaggaTGAACATCACGTTGCCATGAGGAAGATCAGGAGCAGCGTGGCTCACGTCACG AGGGCTGCAGAAGAGCCACCGGCCGATGTCGGACAACCTGACGGGTCCCCGTCCAGAAGCGCTGGATCTGTGGGACGGGACGGATCCAGGTCGGCGAGCCCCGAGAGATCCGCGGGGCTCGACCGGTCAAGGGGACGAGACCGGTCTGGAGGTCACGAGCGGTCCGGGTCCAGGCGACGAGAACGGTCCAGGTCCAGAGGGCGAGAGCGGTCCAGGTCCAGAGGGCGAGAGCGGTCCAG AGGGCGAGAGCGGTCCGGCTCCAGAGACCGTCACGGTTCTGACAGAAGCCGGCACCCTTG GGATCGTCGCGGCCGCTCCCCCTCGGCCAACGGTGATCCGCcggccaagaagaagaagaagaaggaggagctgGACCCCATCTTGACTCGGACGGGCGGCGCTTACATCCCGCCCGCCAAGCTGCGCCTGATGCAGCAGCAGATCACCGACAAGAGCAG CTTGGCCTACCAGAGGATGAGCTGGGAGGCGCTCAAGAAGTCCATCAACGGTCTCATCAACAAAGTCAACGTGTCCAACATCGTCAACATCATCCAGGAGATCCTGCAGGAGAACATCGTCAGAGGCAG GGGTCTGCTGTCGCGCTCGGTGCTGCAGGCGCAGGCGGCGTCTCCCATCTTCACGCACGTCTACGCCGCCGTGGTGGCCATCATCAACTCCAAGTTCCCGCAGATCGGCGAGCTCATCCTCAAGCGGCTCATCCTCACCTTCAGGCGCGGATACCGGCGCAACATCAAG CAACAATGTCTGACGTCATCCAAGTTTGTGGCCCACCTGATCAACCAGAACGTG GCCCACGAGGTTCTGTGCCTGGAGATGCTGACGCTGCTTCTGGAGCGGCCCACCGACGACAGCGTGGAGGTGGCCATCGCCTTCCTCAAGGAGTGCGGCCTCAAGCTCACCGACGTCTCCCCGCGCGGCATCAACG CCATTTTCGAGCGCCTGCGCAACGTCCTGCACGAGTCGGCCATCGACAAGCGCGTGCAGTACATGATCGAGGTGATGTTCGCCATCCGCAAGGACGGCTTCAAGGACCACCCCGTCATCCCCGAGGGTCTGGACCTGGTGGACGAGGACGACCAGTTCACGCACATGCTGCCGCTGGACGACGACTACGACGGCGACGACGTCCTCA atGTGTTCAAGATGGACCCCAACTTCGAGGAAAACGAGGAGAAGTACAAGACGCTGAAGCGAG ACATCTTGGACGAGGGCAGCGGCGACTcgggggaggaagaggacagCGATGACGACCAAGATGAGGAAGATGGCGACGGCAAGCCCGAGGGGGAAG ACGAGAAGGTGACCATCTTGGATCAGACGGAGGTCAACTTGGTGGCCTTCAGGCGGACCATCTACCTTGTCATTCAGTCCag TTTGGACTTTGAGGAGTGTGCTCACAAGCTTATCAAGATGGACTTTCCCGATAGTCAGACG aAGGAGCTTTGCAACATGATTCTAGACTGCTGTGCTCAACAGAGGACTTACGAGAAGTTCTTTGGTCTGCTGGCAGGG AGGTTCTGCCTGCTGAAGAAGGAGTACATGGAGAGCTTTGAGGCCATCTTTGCCGAGCAGTACGAAACCATCCACCGGCTGGAGACCAACAAGCTGAGGAACGTGGCCAGACTCTTTGCGCACCTCCTTTACACCGACTCTGTCCCGTGGAGC GTTCTGGAGTGCATCAAGATCAGCGAGGAGACCACCACCTCCTCCAGCAGGATCTTTGTCAAGATTCTCTTCCAGGAGCTCTGCGCCTACATGGGCCTGCCCAGACTCAACCAGCGCTTCAAGGACAT GACGCTGCAGAGCTTCTTTGAAGGCCTCTTCCCTCGCGACAATCCCAGGAACACCCGATTCGCCATCAACTTCTTCACCTCCATCGGCCTGGGAGGCCTGAC GGACGAGCTGAGGGAACATCTGAAGAACGCCCCCAAGATGATCATGACTCAGACCCAGGAAGTGGAATCTTCCGACTCCTCGTCCGACGAATCGGATTCGTCCtcgtccagcagcagcagcagcagcagcagcagcagcagcagcagctcag ACTCGGACGGCAAACgcaggaagaagaagacgaggaagcAGAAAGGACAAAgtgacaagaagaagaagaagaagaagtcgtCGACGGCAACCGTGAGAAGGGAGAGCGAGACGACCGAGCCCCATCGTGATCGCGGGTGGCGGGACCAAGACGAGAAGGGGCGGCCACGCAAAAGGGAGCCGGAGAAGCAGGGGAGGGAGGACGGGCATCGGAGGGACCCGGAGAAGCAGGGGAGGGAGGACGGGCATCGGAGGGACCCGGAGAAGCAGGGGAGGGAGGACGGGCATCGGAGGGACCCGGAGAAGCAGGGGAGGGAGGACGGGCATCGGAGGGACCGGGACAAACGAGGGAGGGGCAGTGCGGAGGAGCGGAACGAGGAGAGAGAGCGGGACGACAGGAGGCGGCACTGA
- the cwc22 gene encoding pre-mRNA-splicing factor CWC22 homolog isoform X2, whose amino-acid sequence MERPSTSPAQKQHNEESDEDAEPQRDSPLLDSPNQKEEVGGGGGDAAGGRAGSGGSSSSSSSSSEDEHHVAMRKIRSSVAHVTRAAEEPPADVGQPDGSPSRSAGSVGRDGSRSASPERSAGLDRSRGRDRSGGHERSGSRRRERSRSRGRERSRSRGRERSRSRGRERSRGGRERSGSRDRHGSDRSRHPWDRRGRSPSANGDPPAKKKKKKEELDPILTRTGGAYIPPAKLRLMQQQITDKSSLAYQRMSWEALKKSINGLINKVNVSNIVNIIQEILQENIVRGRGLLSRSVLQAQAASPIFTHVYAAVVAIINSKFPQIGELILKRLILTFRRGYRRNIKQQCLTSSKFVAHLINQNVAHEVLCLEMLTLLLERPTDDSVEVAIAFLKECGLKLTDVSPRGINAIFERLRNVLHESAIDKRVQYMIEVMFAIRKDGFKDHPVIPEGLDLVDEDDQFTHMLPLDDDYDGDDVLNVFKMDPNFEENEEKYKTLKRDILDEGSGDSGEEEDSDDDQDEEDGDGKPEGEDEKVTILDQTEVNLVAFRRTIYLVIQSSLDFEECAHKLIKMDFPDSQTKELCNMILDCCAQQRTYEKFFGLLAGRFCLLKKEYMESFEAIFAEQYETIHRLETNKLRNVARLFAHLLYTDSVPWSVLECIKISEETTTSSSRIFVKILFQELCAYMGLPRLNQRFKDMTLQSFFEGLFPRDNPRNTRFAINFFTSIGLGGLTDELREHLKNAPKMIMTQTQEVESSDSSSDESDSSSSSSSSSSSSSSSSSSDSDGKRRKKKTRKQKGQSDKKKKKKKSSTATVRRESETTEPHRDRGWRDQDEKGRPRKREPEKQGREDGHRRDPEKQGREDGHRRDPEKQGREDGHRRDPEKQGREDGHRRDRDKRGRGSAEERNEERERDDRRRH is encoded by the exons ATGGAGCGCCCAAGCACGAGTCCTGCGCAGAAACAACACAATG AAGAGTCTGACGAGGATGCTGAGCCCCAGCGGGATTCCCCTCTTCTTGACAGTCCAAACCAAAAAGAAGAAGTAGGAGGGGGTGGCGGCGATGCGGCCGGCGGTCGGGCAGgaagcggcggcagcagcagcagcagcagcagcagcagcgaggaTGAACATCACGTTGCCATGAGGAAGATCAGGAGCAGCGTGGCTCACGTCACG AGGGCTGCAGAAGAGCCACCGGCCGATGTCGGACAACCTGACGGGTCCCCGTCCAGAAGCGCTGGATCTGTGGGACGGGACGGATCCAGGTCGGCGAGCCCCGAGAGATCCGCGGGGCTCGACCGGTCAAGGGGACGAGACCGGTCTGGAGGTCACGAGCGGTCCGGGTCCAGGCGACGAGAACGGTCCAGGTCCAGAGGGCGAGAGCGGTCCAGGTCCAGAGGGCGAGAGCGGTCCAGGTCCAGAGGGCGAGAGCGGTCCAGAGG AGGGCGAGAGCGGTCCGGCTCCAGAGACCGTCACGGTTCTGACAGAAGCCGGCACCCTTG GGATCGTCGCGGCCGCTCCCCCTCGGCCAACGGTGATCCGCcggccaagaagaagaagaagaaggaggagctgGACCCCATCTTGACTCGGACGGGCGGCGCTTACATCCCGCCCGCCAAGCTGCGCCTGATGCAGCAGCAGATCACCGACAAGAGCAG CTTGGCCTACCAGAGGATGAGCTGGGAGGCGCTCAAGAAGTCCATCAACGGTCTCATCAACAAAGTCAACGTGTCCAACATCGTCAACATCATCCAGGAGATCCTGCAGGAGAACATCGTCAGAGGCAG GGGTCTGCTGTCGCGCTCGGTGCTGCAGGCGCAGGCGGCGTCTCCCATCTTCACGCACGTCTACGCCGCCGTGGTGGCCATCATCAACTCCAAGTTCCCGCAGATCGGCGAGCTCATCCTCAAGCGGCTCATCCTCACCTTCAGGCGCGGATACCGGCGCAACATCAAG CAACAATGTCTGACGTCATCCAAGTTTGTGGCCCACCTGATCAACCAGAACGTG GCCCACGAGGTTCTGTGCCTGGAGATGCTGACGCTGCTTCTGGAGCGGCCCACCGACGACAGCGTGGAGGTGGCCATCGCCTTCCTCAAGGAGTGCGGCCTCAAGCTCACCGACGTCTCCCCGCGCGGCATCAACG CCATTTTCGAGCGCCTGCGCAACGTCCTGCACGAGTCGGCCATCGACAAGCGCGTGCAGTACATGATCGAGGTGATGTTCGCCATCCGCAAGGACGGCTTCAAGGACCACCCCGTCATCCCCGAGGGTCTGGACCTGGTGGACGAGGACGACCAGTTCACGCACATGCTGCCGCTGGACGACGACTACGACGGCGACGACGTCCTCA atGTGTTCAAGATGGACCCCAACTTCGAGGAAAACGAGGAGAAGTACAAGACGCTGAAGCGAG ACATCTTGGACGAGGGCAGCGGCGACTcgggggaggaagaggacagCGATGACGACCAAGATGAGGAAGATGGCGACGGCAAGCCCGAGGGGGAAG ACGAGAAGGTGACCATCTTGGATCAGACGGAGGTCAACTTGGTGGCCTTCAGGCGGACCATCTACCTTGTCATTCAGTCCag TTTGGACTTTGAGGAGTGTGCTCACAAGCTTATCAAGATGGACTTTCCCGATAGTCAGACG aAGGAGCTTTGCAACATGATTCTAGACTGCTGTGCTCAACAGAGGACTTACGAGAAGTTCTTTGGTCTGCTGGCAGGG AGGTTCTGCCTGCTGAAGAAGGAGTACATGGAGAGCTTTGAGGCCATCTTTGCCGAGCAGTACGAAACCATCCACCGGCTGGAGACCAACAAGCTGAGGAACGTGGCCAGACTCTTTGCGCACCTCCTTTACACCGACTCTGTCCCGTGGAGC GTTCTGGAGTGCATCAAGATCAGCGAGGAGACCACCACCTCCTCCAGCAGGATCTTTGTCAAGATTCTCTTCCAGGAGCTCTGCGCCTACATGGGCCTGCCCAGACTCAACCAGCGCTTCAAGGACAT GACGCTGCAGAGCTTCTTTGAAGGCCTCTTCCCTCGCGACAATCCCAGGAACACCCGATTCGCCATCAACTTCTTCACCTCCATCGGCCTGGGAGGCCTGAC GGACGAGCTGAGGGAACATCTGAAGAACGCCCCCAAGATGATCATGACTCAGACCCAGGAAGTGGAATCTTCCGACTCCTCGTCCGACGAATCGGATTCGTCCtcgtccagcagcagcagcagcagcagcagcagcagcagcagcagctcag ACTCGGACGGCAAACgcaggaagaagaagacgaggaagcAGAAAGGACAAAgtgacaagaagaagaagaagaagaagtcgtCGACGGCAACCGTGAGAAGGGAGAGCGAGACGACCGAGCCCCATCGTGATCGCGGGTGGCGGGACCAAGACGAGAAGGGGCGGCCACGCAAAAGGGAGCCGGAGAAGCAGGGGAGGGAGGACGGGCATCGGAGGGACCCGGAGAAGCAGGGGAGGGAGGACGGGCATCGGAGGGACCCGGAGAAGCAGGGGAGGGAGGACGGGCATCGGAGGGACCCGGAGAAGCAGGGGAGGGAGGACGGGCATCGGAGGGACCGGGACAAACGAGGGAGGGGCAGTGCGGAGGAGCGGAACGAGGAGAGAGAGCGGGACGACAGGAGGCGGCACTGA